Proteins encoded together in one Pontiella desulfatans window:
- the nadA gene encoding quinolinate synthase NadA, whose product MQSIEEKIQQLKRERGAIIIAHNYQPDEVQAIADFTGDSLELSRKAAELEEDVIVFCGVHFMAETAAILSPEKTILLPDRFAGCPMADMITAEQLRAKKAEHPGAVVICYVNSSAAVKAECDLCCTSSNATAIVASVPADREIIFVPDTHLGHYIQKELGREMIIWDGYCPTHSRIRDIDIKRELADHPNAKVMAHPECPLPIRDLADYLLSTGQMCTHAKESDENEFIVATEMGLLYRLRNENPEKKFYSVSDRALCPNMKKIDLEKILWSLEDMQHRVTVPEETANKARRSIESMLELS is encoded by the coding sequence ATGCAATCGATTGAAGAGAAAATCCAGCAACTGAAGCGCGAGCGCGGTGCCATCATCATCGCCCACAACTACCAGCCCGACGAGGTGCAGGCCATCGCCGACTTTACCGGCGACTCGCTGGAACTCAGCCGCAAGGCCGCCGAGCTGGAGGAGGACGTGATTGTCTTTTGCGGGGTGCACTTCATGGCCGAGACCGCCGCGATCCTGAGTCCGGAAAAGACCATCCTGCTACCGGACCGGTTTGCCGGGTGCCCGATGGCGGATATGATTACCGCCGAACAGCTTCGGGCGAAGAAAGCCGAGCATCCGGGGGCGGTGGTCATTTGCTATGTCAACAGTTCCGCCGCCGTGAAGGCCGAGTGCGACCTCTGCTGCACGTCGTCGAATGCCACGGCCATCGTTGCCTCCGTTCCGGCCGACCGGGAAATCATTTTTGTGCCCGACACGCACCTCGGCCACTACATCCAGAAAGAGCTCGGGCGGGAGATGATTATCTGGGACGGCTACTGCCCGACGCACTCGCGCATCCGCGACATCGACATCAAGCGCGAGCTGGCGGACCACCCGAACGCCAAGGTGATGGCGCACCCCGAGTGCCCATTGCCGATCCGCGACTTGGCCGACTATCTGCTATCGACCGGGCAAATGTGTACGCATGCCAAGGAGTCGGACGAAAACGAGTTCATTGTTGCCACCGAAATGGGGCTGCTCTATCGCCTGCGTAACGAAAACCCGGAAAAGAAGTTTTATTCGGTTAGCGACCGCGCTCTTTGTCCGAACATGAAAAAGATCGATCTGGAAAAGATACTTTGGTCGCTCGAGGACATGCAGCACCGCGTTACCGTCCCCGAAGAGACCGCCAACAAGGCGCGCCGGTCGATCGAGAGCATGCTGGAACTGAGTTAG
- a CDS encoding GxxExxY protein, with amino-acid sequence MHPLYEKANALSYKVIGAALEVHKEMGSGLYEAIYEKCLMRELELQGIPAKNQVVVPVEYKGYAFEEPLRLDVIVDDCLILELKSVEVVMPAHKAKLLAYMKLMNIPLGLVINHHEPILKNGISRMILQGADQ; translated from the coding sequence ATGCACCCACTTTATGAAAAAGCAAATGCACTCAGCTACAAGGTTATCGGAGCAGCGCTTGAGGTTCATAAGGAAATGGGTAGTGGCTTATACGAAGCAATCTATGAAAAATGCCTGATGAGGGAATTGGAACTTCAGGGAATTCCTGCCAAGAATCAAGTTGTGGTTCCTGTTGAATACAAAGGCTATGCCTTTGAAGAACCCTTGCGGCTTGATGTCATTGTAGACGATTGTCTAATTCTGGAACTCAAGTCCGTTGAGGTGGTAATGCCTGCTCATAAAGCCAAGTTGCTAGCTTACATGAAGTTAATGAATATACCTCTCGGGTTGGTAATCAATCATCACGAACCTATTCTCAAGAACGGCATCTCAAGAATGATCCTGCAGGGAGCCGATCAATAA
- the nifS gene encoding cysteine desulfurase NifS — MKSSVYVDNNATTAVAPEVTEAMLPYFTEQWGNPSSMHTFGGGVKKALDAAREKVAALLGAEHPNEIIFTSCGSESDNMAIRGAVDAMGGHPHLITTRVEHAAVLGPCHYLEDKGFRLSTLEVDEKGNLDLNKVHEFSISGKKTVASIMWANNETGVIFPVPAIGSIVKQGGGIFHTDAVQIAGKLPISVKDTPIDLLSISGHKLHAPKGIGALYARRGTKITPHIMGGHQERGRRAGTENVPYIVGLGTACELAMERMQKDAMHERKLRDRLEAGILATCKGASVNGAGTERLPNTSNISFEYVEGEAILLMLDDIGICASTGSACASGSLEPSHVLRAMDVPRSMLHGSIRFSLSRYNTDEDIDYVLEKLPPIIRRLRELSPFAED, encoded by the coding sequence ATGAAAAGTTCAGTTTATGTAGACAACAATGCGACCACCGCCGTTGCGCCGGAAGTTACGGAGGCGATGCTTCCTTACTTCACGGAGCAGTGGGGGAACCCTTCAAGCATGCATACCTTCGGCGGCGGCGTTAAGAAGGCGCTGGACGCCGCGCGCGAAAAGGTGGCCGCCTTGCTTGGCGCCGAGCATCCCAACGAAATCATTTTCACGAGCTGCGGTTCGGAATCCGACAACATGGCGATCCGCGGTGCGGTCGATGCCATGGGTGGGCATCCGCACCTGATTACGACCCGGGTGGAGCACGCGGCAGTCCTTGGCCCGTGCCACTATCTCGAAGACAAAGGCTTCCGCCTCTCCACGCTCGAAGTGGATGAAAAGGGCAACCTCGACCTGAACAAGGTGCACGAGTTTTCAATATCCGGCAAAAAAACCGTTGCCTCCATCATGTGGGCAAACAACGAGACCGGTGTCATCTTCCCGGTTCCGGCCATTGGCAGCATTGTGAAGCAGGGCGGGGGCATCTTCCACACCGATGCGGTTCAGATTGCCGGGAAACTGCCGATCTCCGTCAAGGATACGCCGATCGACCTGCTCTCCATTTCGGGGCATAAGCTCCATGCGCCGAAAGGCATCGGGGCGTTGTATGCCCGTCGCGGCACCAAGATCACCCCGCACATCATGGGGGGGCACCAGGAGCGCGGCCGCCGCGCCGGCACCGAAAACGTGCCGTATATTGTCGGGCTTGGAACGGCCTGCGAGCTGGCCATGGAGCGGATGCAGAAGGATGCCATGCACGAGCGCAAGCTACGCGACCGCCTGGAGGCCGGCATCCTCGCCACCTGCAAGGGGGCCAGTGTGAATGGCGCGGGCACGGAGCGACTGCCCAACACGAGCAACATTAGTTTTGAATATGTCGAGGGCGAAGCCATTCTGCTGATGCTCGACGATATCGGCATCTGTGCCTCGACCGGTTCGGCCTGTGCCTCGGGGTCGTTGGAACCCTCGCATGTGTTGCGGGCCATGGACGTGCCGCGCTCGATGCTGCACGGCTCGATCCGCTTCAGCCTCAGCCGCTACAACACGGATGAGGATATCGACTATGTCCTTGAAAAGCTGCCTCCGATCATCAGGCGTCTACGCGAGCTTTCGCCCTTTGCCGAGGATTAA
- a CDS encoding pre-peptidase C-terminal domain-containing protein translates to MKKIGGVLFFLMAAFGVFADDAYEPNNTLAEAFVLAPDVWLGDLLGLGSAEDDDWFEIVVPAGYERVTVDCLFLSGLGDLDLELIDGTGTPLASSASVDDNESIDYIVPAAGTYYIKVFPYGPSDIGNTYNLMWSALAPAPSGAGDDEYENNDDTSSAYPLPESTWLSDLLGTGVQADEDYFRIEVSPGYETVSIQCLFSQADGDIDLYLLDAAGSPITSSLTGTDNESITAIVSGAGTYYIQVVGYGGATDNAYDLWWDDFAVVGTDDDEYETNDDQGSAFAFSKEKTWLSTFQGRGIQLDQDWYAIEVSPGTAYVEVDCQFTNAAGDLDVALYGTLGQLLTNATSATDNEYILFPVTAAGTYHIVVNGAGGLVKNNSYDLWWDDMAAAIPLDDEYEANDSLSSAHPFTQENTWLSTLQGPAIQANDDWYEIEVTPGFLWVQADCVFSHAEGDIDLVLFDSGGYEVDSSTSTDDNESITTSVPAPGTYYLLVNYGDAGNSYDLKWDDLDAPLVQTDDAYEENDSLAEAYSLVNNKDAWLSDLLGEAVMLDDDWFMVTVTGSTQRILVECQFTHVAGDIDIELHDASAVIESSTSSGDTESIDAEVVPGDYYVRVYGYGVAAGNSYDLWWSTAEPSNSAPYGLSVDAGFVEENSPVGTWVGTLQSEDENLGDTFVYTLVPGLGDADNHRFMIAGDQLFTAEMLDFEQASSPTIRIRTTDSTGLWYELPWLIDVFDVDETPTITGYSVQGNGDVEISWSSIVNNSYSVEASTNLLEGFHVVESNILVTPPENTYTGVVGEAPQTFWRIVVEE, encoded by the coding sequence ATGAAAAAAATTGGTGGTGTCCTATTCTTTCTCATGGCGGCTTTCGGCGTTTTTGCCGACGATGCCTATGAACCCAACAACACCCTGGCCGAGGCCTTTGTGCTGGCTCCGGATGTGTGGTTGGGCGACCTCCTTGGGCTCGGCAGCGCGGAGGACGATGATTGGTTCGAGATTGTTGTGCCCGCTGGATATGAGCGGGTGACGGTCGATTGCCTCTTCCTTTCCGGGCTGGGGGATCTCGACCTGGAGCTGATTGATGGCACGGGCACGCCGCTGGCATCTTCAGCATCAGTTGACGACAATGAATCCATCGATTACATCGTGCCGGCGGCGGGGACCTACTATATCAAGGTGTTCCCATATGGCCCGTCAGACATCGGCAACACCTACAACCTCATGTGGTCGGCGTTGGCGCCTGCTCCATCGGGGGCGGGAGATGATGAATATGAAAACAACGATGACACTTCCAGTGCGTATCCGTTGCCGGAGAGCACCTGGCTTTCCGATCTGCTGGGCACCGGCGTGCAGGCCGACGAGGATTATTTCCGGATCGAGGTTTCGCCCGGATATGAAACCGTTTCGATACAATGCCTTTTCTCCCAGGCCGACGGTGACATCGACCTCTATCTGCTCGATGCAGCAGGTTCTCCGATCACCAGCTCCTTAACCGGAACCGACAACGAGAGTATTACGGCGATCGTCTCCGGCGCGGGCACCTATTATATCCAAGTGGTTGGCTATGGCGGCGCCACCGACAATGCCTACGACCTATGGTGGGATGACTTTGCCGTGGTTGGAACGGATGATGATGAATACGAAACCAATGACGATCAGGGGAGTGCCTTTGCTTTTTCGAAGGAGAAGACCTGGCTCTCCACCTTTCAGGGCCGTGGCATCCAACTCGATCAGGATTGGTATGCCATCGAGGTTTCGCCCGGCACGGCGTATGTCGAGGTCGATTGCCAGTTCACCAACGCCGCAGGCGATCTGGATGTCGCGCTGTACGGCACGCTGGGTCAACTGCTGACCAATGCAACCAGTGCGACGGACAACGAATATATCCTCTTCCCGGTAACCGCCGCGGGCACCTACCACATTGTCGTGAATGGGGCGGGCGGACTAGTGAAAAACAACTCCTACGATCTGTGGTGGGACGATATGGCGGCCGCAATCCCGTTGGACGACGAATATGAAGCGAACGACTCCCTATCAAGCGCCCATCCCTTTACCCAGGAAAACACCTGGCTTTCAACCCTCCAGGGCCCGGCGATCCAGGCCAATGACGATTGGTATGAAATCGAAGTGACTCCCGGTTTTTTGTGGGTGCAGGCCGACTGCGTATTCAGCCATGCGGAGGGCGATATTGACCTTGTGTTGTTCGATTCCGGAGGTTATGAGGTGGACTCGTCCACATCGACAGACGACAACGAGTCGATCACCACGAGCGTTCCGGCCCCGGGCACCTACTACCTGCTCGTGAATTATGGCGATGCCGGCAATAGCTACGACCTGAAGTGGGACGACCTGGATGCGCCGCTGGTGCAAACCGATGATGCCTACGAGGAGAATGATTCCTTGGCGGAGGCCTATTCGTTGGTGAACAACAAGGATGCCTGGCTCTCGGATCTGCTGGGGGAAGCCGTGATGCTCGACGATGACTGGTTCATGGTTACCGTGACCGGTTCCACGCAGCGCATCCTGGTTGAATGCCAATTTACCCATGTGGCGGGGGATATTGATATTGAGCTTCACGATGCCTCCGCGGTGATTGAAAGTTCAACCTCTTCCGGCGATACCGAATCGATCGATGCCGAAGTGGTTCCCGGCGACTATTATGTCCGGGTGTATGGATACGGCGTTGCCGCCGGCAACAGCTACGACCTATGGTGGAGCACCGCCGAACCTTCGAACTCGGCCCCTTACGGGCTATCGGTCGATGCCGGTTTCGTGGAGGAAAATTCGCCCGTGGGCACGTGGGTCGGCACGCTGCAGTCCGAGGATGAAAACCTGGGAGACACCTTTGTCTATACGCTCGTGCCTGGTCTGGGCGATGCCGACAACCACCGGTTCATGATTGCCGGCGACCAGCTCTTTACGGCGGAAATGCTGGACTTCGAGCAGGCCAGCTCGCCGACGATCCGTATCCGGACGACCGACAGCACCGGGCTCTGGTATGAGCTGCCCTGGCTCATCGATGTCTTCGATGTCGATGAAACGCCGACCATCACAGGCTACTCGGTCCAGGGGAACGGCGATGTTGAAATCAGCTGGTCAAGCATCGTCAACAACAGCTATTCCGTGGAGGCCTCCACGAACTTGCTCGAAGGCTTCCATGTGGTGGAAAGCAACATTCTGGTGACGCCTCCCGAAAACACCTACACGGGTGTGGTTGGCGAAGCACCGCAAACCTTCTGGCGCATCGTCGTTGAGGAGTAG
- the nifU gene encoding Fe-S cluster assembly protein NifU produces MWEYTDKVNDHFKNPRNVGAVENPDGDGLAGSLACGDALRLTFKLDGEKKICEAKFQTFGCASAIASSSALTVMLIGKTIEEAEQITNKEIIEYLGDLPKQKVHCSVMGREALEAAIYNYRTGKTLDRKIDGEVVCHCFGATDKEIEKVAREQNLTTAEEVTNACKAGGGCGQCIPEIEEIINRVIGEEKAKTEERPRLTQLQKIKLIEETIDRQVRPILRRDGGDLELHDVDGDHVLVKFVGACVSCPVSSVTLKDVVETQLREAISDDIVVEAV; encoded by the coding sequence ATGTGGGAATACACGGACAAGGTTAACGATCATTTCAAGAACCCGCGCAATGTCGGCGCGGTGGAAAACCCCGATGGCGATGGCCTGGCCGGTTCGCTGGCCTGCGGCGACGCGTTGCGGCTGACCTTCAAGCTCGACGGTGAAAAGAAGATTTGCGAGGCCAAGTTCCAGACGTTTGGTTGCGCCAGTGCGATTGCCTCTTCCTCGGCGCTCACCGTAATGCTGATCGGCAAGACGATCGAAGAGGCCGAACAGATCACCAACAAGGAGATCATCGAATATCTCGGCGATCTGCCGAAGCAAAAGGTGCACTGTTCCGTGATGGGCCGCGAGGCTCTCGAAGCCGCGATCTACAACTACCGCACCGGCAAGACCCTCGACCGCAAGATCGATGGCGAGGTGGTCTGCCACTGCTTCGGGGCAACGGACAAGGAAATCGAGAAGGTGGCGCGCGAACAAAACCTGACCACTGCGGAAGAGGTCACCAACGCCTGCAAGGCCGGCGGTGGGTGCGGCCAGTGCATTCCCGAGATCGAGGAAATCATCAACCGCGTGATAGGGGAGGAAAAAGCCAAGACTGAAGAGAGGCCCAGGCTCACCCAGCTCCAGAAGATTAAACTCATTGAGGAGACGATCGACCGGCAAGTCCGCCCGATCCTGCGCCGCGACGGGGGCGATCTCGAACTGCACGATGTCGACGGCGACCATGTGCTGGTCAAGTTTGTCGGCGCCTGCGTCAGCTGCCCGGTCTCGTCCGTTACGCTGAAGGATGTGGTCGAAACCCAGCTCCGCGAAGCCATCTCCGACGACATCGTTGTGGAAGCGGTTTAG